In Erigeron canadensis isolate Cc75 chromosome 1, C_canadensis_v1, whole genome shotgun sequence, a single window of DNA contains:
- the LOC122602924 gene encoding probable 6-phosphogluconolactonase 4, chloroplastic has product MAISSIYTSQSFLHTLTHTPHIQSVSPSSSLLFPVTNRSFRPTISLTVSAQNPAKPICFKTKAAGSTTTSANMTDKKVHVFDSEEALSVSLAKYTADLSEKYIKEKGSFTVVVSGGSLIKSLRKLVEAPYKDSVDWSKWHMFWVDERVVPKDHPDSNYLLAYDGFLSKLPIPSGNVYAINDALSAEAAADDYETCVKHLVHNGIISTSETSSIPKFDVMLLGMGPDGHVASLFPGHPLLQEKDKWVTFIKESPKPPPERITFTFPVINSSANIALVVAGAGKAHPVHVALGNGLDSEVLPVQMVAPEGELTWFLDKEAASKL; this is encoded by the exons atggcaatatcatctatatatacatcCCAGTcttttttacacacacttacacacactCCTCATATTCAATCCGTTTCACCATCTTCATCTTTACTGTTTCCAGTCACCAACCGATCTTTTCGGCCCACCATTTCATTAACAGTCTCTGCTCAAAACCCTGCAAAACCCATCTGTTTCAAGACAAAAGCAGCAGGGTCAACAACAACATCTGCAAACATGACTGACAAAAAAGTACACGTGTTTGATTCAGAAGAAGCCCTTTCTGTATCTCTTGCTAAATATACAGCTGATCTTTCTGAAAAGTATATTAAGGAAAAGGGGTCTTTCACTGTTGTTGTTTCTGGTGGATCTTTGATCAAGTCACTCAg GAAGCTAGTGGAAGCACCGTATAAAGATTCAGTAGATTGGTCAAAATGGCATATGTTTTGGGTCGATGAAAGAGTTGTTCCTAAAGATCATCCAGATAGCAATTATCTTCTTGCCTATGATGGGTTTCTCTCCAAG TTGCCGATTCCTTCTGGAAATGTATATGCCATCAACGATGCCTTGTCAGCAGAGGCGGCAGCAGATGACTACGAGACCTGTGTCAAACATTTGGTTCATAATGGCATAATCAGCACATCTGAGACGAGCAGTATTCCTAAGTTCGATGTTATGCTATTGGGTATGGGCCCAGATGGACATGTGGCATCTTTATTCCCCGGACACCCTCTACTTCAAGAGAAGGACAAGTGGGTTACCTTCATTAAGGAATCACCGAAACCTCCTCCAGAAAGAATTACATTTACTTTTCCAGTAATCAATTCATCTGCAAATATCGCACTTGTGGTAGCAGGGGCAGGTAAAGCCCATCCAGTGCATGTAGCTCTGGGAAATGGTCTAGATTCCGAGGTATTGCCTGTTCAAATGGTCGCACCTGAAGGTGAACTCACTTGGTTTTTGGACAAAGAGGCTGCATCAAAGCTCTAA
- the LOC122586163 gene encoding cytochrome b5-like, translated as MGSTDPKTFLFEDVSKHNKTKDCWLIVDGKVYDVTPFMEDHPGGDEVLLAATGKDATDDFEDVGHSDEAREMMEKYYIGKVDSATVPKKRTYVAPTDRAYNPDKTQDFVVKILQFLVPLLILGLAFVVRSYTKEKSA; from the exons ATGGGTTCTACAGATCCAAAAACCTTCCTGTTTGAAGACGTATCTAAGCATAACAAAACCAAAGATTGCTGGCTTATCGTTGATGGAAAG GTTTATGATGTAACCCCATTTATGGAGGATCACCCCGGAGGTGATGAAGTTTTGTTAGCTGCAACTG GGAAAGATGCAACCGATGATTTTGAGGATGTGGGCCACAGTGATGAGGCTAGAGAAATGATGGAAAAGTATTACATTGGTAAGGTAGACTCGGCAACCGTTCCTAAGAAACGCACGTATGTTGCACCGACTGACAGGGCCTACAATCCCGACAAGACTCAAGATTTTGTTGTTAAGATTTTACAGTTTCTCGTGCCACTTTTGATCCTGGGGTTAGCTTTTGTGGTCAGATCTTACACAAAGGAGAAGTCTGCTTGA